GGGACTAGAGTCAATGGAGGTGAAAATGATGAGAACACCAGTCtagacagtagagatagagatatcCAAAGCCAAGAGGTCACAGGCACAGCCACGGATCAGGCCCTACGTAGGGATAGTCGTAGGGGTGTAGTGAATGGAGTGTTGTACACAGCCGGAGAACAGCAGGACTTGGACAGTGTGGAGAATGTCAATGGTAGACCCAATGGTACTGATGAAGCCAACAGTAGAGGTTCGTCTGGCTTCTATTCTACCGTGATTCCAAACTATGGCTTTACAAAAAAGAAGTTCCACAGCAGAATTCTTTAACTATTGAACCTATATTATTGAAAAATATCTGAATGATTGCTTTCTATCCCCACAGAAATCGGAGATGATGTCAGCACTGAGACGAACCCAGCAGGTAGGTTTAGAGAAAACACACCATGAACAGTAAAACAATCCCAGTAAAAACATTGAGGTCACTGAGCATTTATGTTCAGATGGTAAGCCAGAGAGGGACTGTGTGTTCTGGTAAGGGAAAGATACAGAGAAACAGCAGATGATTTATACCCACCTAAATATGTGCTGGAAACACTTTGGTGAGGAAAATATCACTTTCTCGTATTGCGAAACCCACAAATGTTCTCTAGCCGGTCTgaaaatatttcctgttttgcAAAAATATTTAAATTGATGTGGTGAATCAGAAAAATTACCACAGTGAATACTTTGTATAACAATTTCTGTTACAAATATGACCACTGCTTCTAAGACCTAAGTAGAAACAGACCAGAGGTGTTACCTACCGGAGGTCAACTGACATCCATATTACACATTCAACAACACACCACTGTTTTCAGACTTCTTATCTTACCACTCACAAGCAAATTGTTTAAATCATACTGAGTGTTCTCCATGTTGTCTTCTCTGTGTTCTAGTGACTTGGTTAGCCTCCAGGAGCCCCAGCCAGGGGTCCCAGCCAGGAGCCTGTCAGTGCCAGAGGCTTCCTCCAGGTAGAGTTGGCTCAGCTCTACCCTGCAGGGCCTGTAAATCTCCCTGCCTCTCACTCGCGTGTCGTCTCCCTCAAGCTCCACCGACTCTACCAGACCGCAGAGAGCCCCTCTC
This window of the Coregonus clupeaformis isolate EN_2021a unplaced genomic scaffold, ASM2061545v1 scaf1819, whole genome shotgun sequence genome carries:
- the LOC121585711 gene encoding uncharacterized protein LOC121585711; the encoded protein is MQTTSRQDPTNGSEELDRETQRERTSRVLIDLNSEERVMVGCQGTACVPGEQGTRVNGGENDENTSLDSRDRDIQSQEVTGTATDQALRRDSRRGVVNGVLYTAGEQQDLDSVENVNGRPNGTDEANSREIGDDVSTETNPAVTWLASRSPSQGSQPGACQCQRLPPGRVGSALPCRACKSPCLSLACRLPQAPPTLPDRREPLSHL